The window AGGCTCAAGCGCCCTTACATAATAACACTTTGTAACAATATCTATTTTTTGTGCTTTAGCCAATATCTTACTTATTTTTCCAAAATTATTTCTTACTTCTACTACAGTAAGCTTATGTGTTTTTGGATCATAGGAATATTTTCCATAAGGTGAAAGTTTTTCGATAAGTTCATCTTCTATAGCTTTAAACTCTTCCGGAGCAACTGTAAGTTCTTTTTTAACAAGCATTGATTCAGCTTTTGCTTTTGCTAAAGCTGCCTCCCTCATTCTTTGTTCTTTTTCTTCTTCTATTTTGGCAAGTTTATTTGCTTCTTTTTCAAGAGGTTTTAAAAATTCAGCAACGACTTTCTTAATATTTTCAACATTTTCTTTAGAATCTCTTATATAAACTGCGTTACTTGCTTTGTAGATTTTGATTTCGGCGGTAGGTGAGGCGTTATCTTTTACTATACTGACAAATGATTCAAATACATCTTTACCAAGATATTTAACAACATCAGGTGGCACCGTAATAAGCGCATCTTCTGCCACTTTTATTTTATAGATTCCGTTTTCCTTGATATAGGTTAGACCATATTCTTTTAATGCTAATCTAAATAGAGTTTCTATTGATACTGGTCTTCTAATAGATAAGTATACAGGCATTGAAGAGTTTTTAGCTGCCTCTCTATCCCAGATAATATTTTTGTTTGAAAGCTGGGACACAACATCTATAACTGTACTAAGTTTTGCTCCATAAAACTCTGCGGATACTCTTGGTTGTGCTTTTACTCCAACCATCGACACGAAGAACATTGCCATTATTGCTATTAAAACTACTTTAATTCTCATGACCTCACCTCACTCCTACCTGATTTGAAAATCTTTGTTTGATATTCCATAGCTACCCTGAAGTATTTCTTCAGGATTCTTTTTTGTTTTAATCAACTTCGCCCTTCCATCCGGTGTTTCAATCACAATATACTTATTCCCATTTGTATCTTTGATATACCCAACAGCATTTTCTCCTTCATAAAATGGCTCAGATTCCTGTGCATTTGCTATCCATAATGAACCTATAAGAACAAAAGATACAGATAAAATTTTAATAATATTCATTTGCTCCTCCCGATTACATAAAATAAGTTGAAACTACAACTTTTATTTTATAAGCGTTAAATTGCTTTCCGGTTGCTTTCTCAATAGAGATATTATCCAGACTAAAGAATCTGTTACTTTGCCCAAGTCTTCTTAAAAACATTATTAAACTAGCTATATTCCTACTATTCATATCAAGCTGGACTTTAACTCTGTTTATTTTTATAAATGATTTATCTTTTTTCTTTGCTTTATCTGTAACTATTTCTACTCTGTCCCTTGATTTGTTATATCTCATATAAACTTCTTCAGGATTTGATACTTTAAATTCATTCATTGCCATATCTGAACGCATTGCGGCATCAGATATAAAACGGAGAATTTCCTGAGTTTGTTCTTCTGTTGGGATAACAGATTTTATTTCTTGAAGTTGTTTGTTTAAACTGTGTATTTCGGCCTTTACCTGTGCAAGTTTGTCTTCTAATTTTTTTCTAATTTCTGGACGGGCAAATCTTTTTAATCTATCTACCTGAATTTGAAGATTATTAACTTCTTCTTTTAATCTTTTTTCTTCAACTTGTTTTGGCTCGATATATAAAACATAAATACCATATAAGACAAGCACTGTTAAGATTCCAACTAATAAAATTTTTTGCCACTCAGGAAGCTCTTCCCACTGTTCTTTTATAGCATCCAAAGTTATTTCCTCCCAACTTGGTTATTTGGAGTATTTTTATTTTCCTGCGTTTTTTCTTCCTTCTTATGTTTTTTCCAGTTATTCAATCTGAAATTAAAAGCATAGTATTGAACACTTTTGTTTTTAGAAACATGTTTTTTAACTGACCTGAATTTAATTTCTGTATAGTATTGTGAAAGATTATCGTAAAAATTAGATATATATTTTGGATTAAATGAGAATCCGTTTAAATTTCCATTGGAGCGGCCAATTTCCATTTTCTTAAGCCATACACCATCTGGAAGGCTAAGTGCTATTGCTTTAATCATAGGAATAAAATCTGTTTTTGAGGATGCAAGTTTGTTAAATACAGCAATTTTCAGTTTTGTTGTTTCTTTTAGCCTTTCAGCTTCAACAACAGCTTTTTTGAGCCTGTTTATCTGTCTTTCAACATCTTTATATTTAGCTCTTTCTTGTATAAAAGCTTGTTTCTTATCTGTAAGATTGGATATATGGCTATTTAAATACACTATATAAACAATTTCTGCAGCCACTAAAAGTGCCGGAATTCCTATATAAAGAAGGCCTTTATTCGCTTTAACTGAAGGAGCAGATATACCTTTCTTTGCTACTTTAGGCTTTCTTTTTTCCGGGTTTAAATTAACTTTAATCATCCTCAAATCTCCTATAAGCTAATCCAAATGGAATGTTATATATACTTAACGGAATATTTCCCTGAAAATCTATATTTAGAGCTTTTACAGGGTCTAATTCAACAAGCGTAAATCTAGTAGAAAATTTAAGCTGCATATAAGCCTGAATTTCCGGATATTTGGCAAAAAGACCAGATGTATAAATAACTTTCGGTTCATTTATGGTAAGGAAAAAGTAATTAATCTCATTAATTAACTTATCAACAGCTTTTTCCCTCTCGTCAGGGTCTAATTCTTCATAGTTTTTTGCATCAAAGTTTAAAGATTGAACTATAACATGTTCATGGAAAAATATAAGATAAGAATCATTAATATCTAAATGAATAATACATATATTTGTTTCTTCTCTGAGTTCAGGATTATTTTTCCTTTCTGCCTCTGCCAAATTAATCAGTGCAACACCTTCTGAATCTATAATATCCGGTTCTAATCCTGCATATTTCATTATTTCTCTTATATTCTCTATATCCTCTATCTTTGAAATAACAACAAAAATAATAAACGTATCGTCTTCTTCACCTATTATGTCGTAGTCATAAATTGTATTTCCTTTTATGCTTTTTATATCTTCTCTGATATTCCATTCAACAGCTTCTTCTATTTCTTTAGGTGACATTTTTGGAATTTTTAGTGTTTTATATAATGTTGAAGCTGTTGGAATACTGACAACAGCATTTTTAATATGTAAATTTCTTTTTTCCAGCTCTTCTTTAATTAAAAGACCTGCCTGTTCTTTATTCTCAACTAATGATATTTCAAAAGGCATAATAGGAATTTCAAAATGCCCTTTTTCTTTTGAAAGAACAGCAATTCTTGCAAATCCTTTATCAAGCTGAATACCAAGAGAAGTTTTTTCCTTCTGGAGGATACTTGAAACAGGTTTTATTTTTTCCAGCACACTCATTATTTCTCTCCCCTTA of the Persephonella sp. genome contains:
- a CDS encoding PilN domain-containing protein codes for the protein MIKVNLNPEKRKPKVAKKGISAPSVKANKGLLYIGIPALLVAAEIVYIVYLNSHISNLTDKKQAFIQERAKYKDVERQINRLKKAVVEAERLKETTKLKIAVFNKLASSKTDFIPMIKAIALSLPDGVWLKKMEIGRSNGNLNGFSFNPKYISNFYDNLSQYYTEIKFRSVKKHVSKNKSVQYYAFNFRLNNWKKHKKEEKTQENKNTPNNQVGRK
- the pilM gene encoding pilus assembly protein PilM; this translates as MSVLEKIKPVSSILQKEKTSLGIQLDKGFARIAVLSKEKGHFEIPIMPFEISLVENKEQAGLLIKEELEKRNLHIKNAVVSIPTASTLYKTLKIPKMSPKEIEEAVEWNIREDIKSIKGNTIYDYDIIGEEDDTFIIFVVISKIEDIENIREIMKYAGLEPDIIDSEGVALINLAEAERKNNPELREETNICIIHLDINDSYLIFFHEHVIVQSLNFDAKNYEELDPDEREKAVDKLINEINYFFLTINEPKVIYTSGLFAKYPEIQAYMQLKFSTRFTLVELDPVKALNIDFQGNIPLSIYNIPFGLAYRRFEDD